The Vanacampus margaritifer isolate UIUO_Vmar chromosome 20, RoL_Vmar_1.0, whole genome shotgun sequence genome contains the following window.
aaaataagaTTAGAAACAAAATACAGATATTAGCCACAAGGCGGCTTTGGCAagaatgcaagtgaaagtgTCGCAGACGTTGGCCTGCGCAGTAAACGTTTTCAGGGGACAAAAACGCCActtgaaagagaaaaaagaaagcagCAGGCGGCATGTCACACTTTGTGCTGTTGCGTCACTTCATCATTTCATCAACTCATTTTACTCGCCGTTCGCTTAATAATCCTCATAAAGAGATAAGAAAGATCACCTTTGAAACACAGGACTGATAaatagcttttaaaaaaaaaatgttagcttCACATATCCTTCAGACAATGAGATCAATcatctgtaaacaaaaaaaaatatatatatatttttttaatatttgtcctctcctggtaaaaatgtttacaaaaaagtaGTCCAAAGACTTTATACTGAAAACAACTTCcaacaaattgaaataaatgaatacttgCAAGCGTCCTGACTTACACAAgtgacttcttttttcttttcttttttgctttacATTGAAAGCCAAAAGTGGACTTGAGTGACTTTCAGACGCTGTTCCAGATGCTACGTCATCACTTCACGTGGTTAACCGTAAAAGTACAGTAGGGGTTTGCACTGGCAttgtgtacatatttttttcaaacaatgtTGGAGTCCTAAGAAAGTGAGTGCTGATCTGGAACACAACATGGAAATGAGTGATTTGAGCGCCGCGTCGAACGTGATCTTGCTTAAAATCGTGTCGAAAGAGTCCCGCCGTTATCAGTTGGCAGAGCGTTGTGGTGATGAGTTCCACCCTCACCCGCCTCGTTCAGGATGGCCACCACAGTGGATAGCGTGGCATTGGGATCCAAAAGTTTGACCAGCGGCACATTCACGCCGCGGTCCTGGTAGATCAGGTTTTGCAGCGTCATGGCCTGCATGGAGTCCGTGCCGAGAGACGACAGCGGCGAGTCGTCTTTCAGTTCGCTCACGTCCACGCCAACGGTTTTGCCGAGTAGCGAGACCACGTAATCCTTGGCCGGCACCTCCGCCGTGTTTTTACTCTGGGAATTCAACTCTCTGGACTTTTGGAGGGCTTGCTCCACCAGCGCCGACAGTCGCATGGTCAGGGCGGCGTTTTGCGACAGGATGTTAAAGCGGATGTTCCGAAAGTGGAAGCGGCAAATGGCTTGCTGCGGCCGGTTGAGCAGCAAGCTTTGCTCCAGACTTTTATGGATCTCAGCCACCATCAGCACCATCATCCCCTTGGCCTCCAGGAAGCGATGGAATACCTCTTTGTTCAAGAGGAGTCCCAGGTTCAGAGCTCCCCAGTTGATGGACTGCGCCGGAAGGCCGAGCTTTCGTCTGTACTGACAGAACAAGTCCAGGAACGTGTTTGCTGCCGCGTAGTTTGTTTGCGATGCGTTCCCCAGAAATGCCGATATGGAAGAGTAACAAACAAAGTAATCCAGCTGGCAGCTCAGGGTTGCATCGTGCAAGTTGAGTACACCGTTGACTTTGGGCTTGAGAACTTCCTCATAAATGGACCTGTCAAGGGACTCGATCAGTGCGTCGTGCAAGACCACCGCGCTGTGAAAGACGCCTCTGATTGGATAACCTTTGAACTGCAGCTGGATGTCGCCGATAACCTTGTGCACTTGCGCAGACGCGGCAACGTCGCACTGCATGCTGACAACGCTGTTCCCGCATTGCTTCTGGATCTTTTGGATCTCCTGCTGCACGTGCGCTGAGGGCTTGCTCCTGGAGAGGGTGATGACAACCTCGCCACCCTTTTGTGAGATGAACTTTACTGTTTCAAAGCCCAGCCCGGTCAGACCACCCGCTACGATGTACACTGATCTCTTTCGGAAAAGCCGCTTTTTGGAGCGCAGGAGTGGAATGTTGGATGTGGCGGCGCTCTGGCCTTTTTCCAGCGCCACAACAGACACTTTTTGGGCATGGAAGTAGGAGTTTGACTTCTCAGAGGGAAGGCTTTGGATCTTCTCAGATGTCATACATTGAAATGTGAAGCTTTCCAGGGAGAAGTTCTTGTTCAGATTGAAGGACTTGAGCCAGTGATAAACGCCTCGCCTTCGAGCACCCAGCGAGCCTTTTTGCAAAACAGCCCGGATGTCAACTTGTTGCACGTGGACGCTTGCGTTCACTCCCTGGAGCTCATCCTGGGCAAGCAAGTCCTGCGTTTGAGAGCCACGAACCAGGACAACATTCTTGACACTAGGAAAGTTGCAGACTTCTGCAATCAAGCTTTTGTTGTATGGAGGCAGGACTACGAACGCATCCATTTGATTGGGATCTTTAAAGGAGCCGTGTGTTCCAACCATCACGTCCCAGCCAGACTTTTGAGAGGCGATTGTCAAAACCTTTACCAGAACTGAATCAGGAACAGGAGATATGATGCCGAGATAACGCTTGGCTTTTGCCAAGACCCCACATAGGATTACCCTCGCCAGCACAAAGTAGGAGACACAAGGTGCCGTTTGAAGGAAGGGGAGTTGATTGGTTGTGTAACACACATCCTGAGGAACTCTGATCCTATTGGCCCCTACCACGGGGTAACAGGAAGCCACACAATCTCCCACTTTCAATTTCCTGACATCCTTTCCAACCTTGGTAACGATTCCACTGAAGTCAAGCATGAGTAGCTTGTGGTTCTGTGACGAGTGTTTGTTCCAGTACAACGTCTGGCCAAAGTTCAGATGTGAGGCACTCACAGGGAAGTACTCCGACGAATGGACACATAGCTTAGTGGGCTGAATTTCAACTGACGTATCACTCATTTGCTCGGCGTCGGCATGGACATGAACGGCACTCAAGCGACTCATCTTGAAAGCGTCCGCCGTCTGAAGGATGCAAGTTTCAGATGCGTTGGACGTAAAAGTGCCTTCAGAATTCTCAGGGACTTCAGGAGATGTACGTGCGATGGAAGGTTTTAGAATTGCCCCATCTCTGACAACCAGTTCTGGGTACTTGCTGCAAGGATAAGCTCGTAGGACCTCGGACAGAGCCGCAATGTCCTTAGCACAGATGGAGCTAATGTCAACCAACTGAAATGAGAGCTCGGCTATTTCTGCAGCAAGGGCCCTTGTCATGCCCACCACGGCAAAACCTGGATTGACGTGATCAACCGTGAGCTCGGATGAACAGTAGGTTATTGCTCGGACGGAGTTGGGGAAGTGAATTCGCTTGAGCTCGAGGACTACCTGCCGGAAAATTTCACAGCAACTTGCCAGATTCTGTAGGACATCATCAGGCATGAACAAGTTTAGGTTTTCTTTGCCCCACAAGAACAAGACCTCATCAAAGTTCTCCTTGATGTCTGTTATGTTGAGGTTTGCAAAGACATGTGGAAATCCATGACTTAAGATATCTTGCGCATGAGCGAATGAAATGTAGTGAGAGCGTGAGTCTAAGTGGGGCTGCAGGGCTTTTGCAATCCCTATATGGTCAGAGAAGACCAACGCCTTAGGAGGTGGATCATTTGTGAGTTCCTCGGTCATGACACTAAAGTCATTGTGGTAGAAGTATTCCTCGACCACATGAGATCGACTGCCAAGGTACTTGATCAAGACATGCTTGACCTCAACCAAGGTCCGACCGTGCCGATCAGCAAAACATCCACAGACCTCAAAATGGTCTGCACCGACATCGGTTGCCCTCAAGTAGACCGTCATCTCGTCTTGTAATGGTTCCAACACGGTCAAACTTCCAATCTTGGCAGGAAAACCTGGTCTGCCAGCAAAAATGTGCTCTACTGTGACTGGGAGAAGCTGCATGAGGAAGTCCAGCACTACTGGATGAACACAGTAGTCATGCAACTGAGACCGTAGTGCCTGTGGAACGGTGATCATGGCAAAGGCCTCTTTCAGATCTTCCCCATAGTGTACGTCTGCCTTATTGGTGAAGACTTCTCCATACTGAAAGCCTCCTTGGGCAAGGTAACCGTAAAACTCCTGATAAGTCACAACAGAGGTGCATCTTTTGTAGATGCTGCTCAGGTCAATGCGCTGCTCTTCGACTGCTCGCTCTTTCTTGAAGGCAACTTTGCCTGACGCATATGTGGCTGAGGAGGAGAACACTGTGAAGCCGGCTTCGTTCTCTTCTTGCTCTAGCCGCACCTTCATTTCGAGAGGGTTTGGGGTTAAGACAAATGGACTGTGAAAATTGACACTGAgctgcagtgagttaagagggaCCTTTGGTTTGGCGCAAGCCATAAACGCGGCCAAGCCCAACTCGGCATAGAAGGCCCCGGGGATAATGGCTACTTTGTTGTGTCTGTGCTCTTGCAGGTAGAAGGTGGAGTCAGACATCAAATCGCAGCTGAAAGTGCTGCTCTCGCCGCCTGTGGCGCAGAGCACAGGGTGGTTACTCCCTGTGTTTTGCCGAGCCCCTTTGATGATGACATCCCTGTCCGAGGAATCAAACTGGTATCTTGGGAAAGGCAGCGGTGGTGCCTCATACCCCGCATAATACGTCTTCCAGTCTATGTTTACACCGAGCTCAAAGAGCTTTGAAATAACAGACAAGAGTGTCTGGTGGTCTTGGTCTGGCTGCAGCGAGGCCACGACAGCCGTGTCGTTGCCGAGAGTTTCCATGATGTTCCTCTGGAGGGCTCGTCTTGGACCGATTTCGACAAAGACCGTACTTTTCTTTCCCTGACTGGCTGATCTGACTGCCTGCTCGAAAGCAACGGGTTCCCGCACATTTCGAGCCCAATAGTCACCTGAGCAAAAATCCCCCCTCTGTGCCTCCATACCAGTCACGGTTGAGAATAATTGCACGCCACGCTCGTTCCCCACCAAGGAACCAATGGCCTCCCTGAGTTTTGGCAGAATCGGATCCATCATGTGGCTGTGGTAAGCAGCGGGTACCTCCAGGACGCGGATGAAGAGGTTTTCACTCTTAGCTGTGCTGCTCAGCTTTGTCTGAAGGCTCTCGATTGCGTCTGCATCCCCTGAAAGGGTGCAGGACTGTGGGCTGTTAAAAGCGGCGAGACAAACTCTCCCAGAGTATTGCGGGAGAAGAGCTGTGACCTCCGACACGGCCATGTTGCTGATCACCAGCATCTtccccccagccacttcaccctgGAGAACGCTGCGGAAGTGGATGACTTTGAGGGCGTCCTCCAGGGGCAGGAGGCCGGAGCAGTGAGCCGCTGCCACCTCGCCAACAGAGTGTCCCAGCACCGAGTCGGCTTTGACACCCCAGTGCCCAAGCAAGGTAGCGATGCCCACTTGCAGAGCAAAGAGGAGAGGCTGGACTACGTCCGGAGCGCTGCAGTCACTACGCTCGCTGTCGCTCTCAAGCGTGTCCAGGATGTTGAGGCTGCTCAGCTGCTGGTAGGCTCGAGAAATCTGTTCAATTTTCTCTCTGAAGACCGGCTCGCGTCGGAGCAGCTGCTTGCCCATACCGTGGTAAGTCACACCATTACCGCAGAAGACGAATACTAACTTTGGATCTTGGAGTGCCGGCCTTGCATTTTTGTGCACAGCAGCCTGGAGCTTCTCTTTGAGGTCCGCTAAGGATGAAACCAGGCAGGCCAGTCTGTATTTGTGTTTTCGGTGGCTCCTCCTGCATGCCGCCGTGTACAAAAGATGATTAAGATCAAAGTCGTTCTCCAGACGTTTGATGGTGTCTTCCAGCGTGAGAGTGAGAGACTTTGATGAATTTGCCGACATGACAAAATATTTCATCTTCCTGCTGTCGTTCTTGTTCAGTCTGCGCGACTGCTTGTGCTGGGTGACAATAGCGTGAGCGTTTGTGCCCCCAAAGCCAAAATTGTTGATTCCCGCAACCCGCCCACCGCTTGCTTCCCACCTTTGCACCTCTTTTGGAACGTGCATGTTCAGAGCCTTGAAGTCTACACTGGCCGTCTCCTCAGAGAAGAAAACCGAAGGAACAATGGTCCCGTGCTTCATCATGAGGAGCACCTTGATAAGTCCGGCCACTCCGGCGGCAGACTCCGTGTGTCCGATGTTGCTCTTGACCGAGCCAATCCGCAGAGTCTCCGCACCGGAAGCTCGGACTTTGGCGATGACGTTTGAGAGGCTCGCCGCCTCGGTCGGGTCTCCGACCGGCGTCCCGGTGCCGTGAGCCTCGATGTACTGGACGTTGTCGAGGTCCCGCTCAGAGTAGATCATCCGCAGAAGCTCCTCCTGCTGAGTCATGGAGGGCTTGGTGATCGGCGACACCGAGTGCCCGTCTTGGTTGACGGCGGTCTTGCTGATGATGCCCCAGATGTGATCCTGGTCTTGTAAGGCCTGTCAAGGTACAGCAAGGGTACAGTGATCTTGAAGGTGTCGGTGACAGTACAGCGATTGCTTTTGTTTATGATGAGGAATCGAGAGAAAATAGCAGAGGTGGTCGTTGACTCGCACGTGCAAATGAGAACTTTTCCGGCAAGTCCCAAGTTACAATAGCGAATCAGGCGCCGCTAAATTTCAAGTAGGTCGAGTCAAGTTGTTACGCGGGTTAAACAAGTCACATGTCAAGTCATCCAATCTTGCCGAGTCATGACATAGGTTTGGCGTTTTGCAATTTGGATCTGTACTTGCGTTATGAACGCAAATGTTCAAACGTAATCAGGCAAATCATTCAAGTCCGCCAGCAATCTCATCAACACAAAGTCTAAGAAGTTACTGTGAGTCTTTTATAGGCTTTAGCCAAGGAAGTCCAAAGTCCTTAAATGAAAGCAAGTCCCAAGTCCTTCAACTTGGCGACTTGTGGTCTAACTTCTGGAAAATGGTGTCACCTTTGTCAGCGGCTTGAGGAGAACCACGCCACAGCCTTCGCCTCTGCCGTAACCGTCGGCCTTGTTGGAGAACGGCTTGCTGGTCCCGTCCGGAGAAATCATCTTGGCCTTGCTGAGGGCCACGAACACCCGGGGCTCGATGATGCAGTTGACGCCGCCGCACACCGCCATGTCGCAGTCCCCTGGCAGGACAGCACGCAAACACGCTCCTTTTAGAAGGTGTTGTTCAGATGGGATGGGCGGCGCGGGGGCTGCCGCACCTTGTTTGATGGCCTGGCACGCCAGATGCAGCGCCACCAGCGAGGACGAGCAGGCGCAGTCGATGGCCATGGACGGCCCGGTGAAGTTGAAGACGTAAGACACTCTGTTGGCCGCGATGCTCATGGCCAAGCCCGGCCCGGTCCAGTGGTTGATGATGCTGGGATGGACGTGCGCCGCGTTGGTTTCGTAGTCTCGGTTCATCAGGCCTGCCGGCAAAGAAGCGTTCATCTCGCCGCCGTGCTAAGTGAAGGAATGATGGTTTTTACCAAAATACACTCCAGTTCTGCTCCCGCTGGCCTTTTCCACGGGAATGCCGGCATTTTCCAGAGCTCTGTAGACGCACTGAAGCAGCTGCTTCTGCTGAGGGTCCATTTGTTCCACCTCGCTGTCGCTGATGCCAAATAGCCGGTGGTCGAACTGGTTGAAACTGCAAACATTGGGTGTGGGGGGTTATTAATGGTTGTGCCTGAGCCGTCAAGTCATATGAGCATAGCGGTGCTTCGCAAGCCTTTGACGCCGCTCAAGTTTTGACATGCTGCAGTATGTCCGCGCGCGCCACTTCAGCCACGGTCGCAAACGTAGAAAAAACTGCACCCGAGTCGGACATCGCGCTCACTCGGTCTTGGATTTAGAAACCAACCGAGTTGGCCGCactttttgccacattttccTCAGCTTcaattgaacattttcaaagagCCTCGACGCAAGAAAGGTCGGCAAAGCGTGCCGGTGCCGAGACGACACCGGCACGGATCGTGGAGATGCGGTACCCGTCAATGAGGGCGGCCTTGGCTGTGCGCGACTTGCCCGCCTTGTTGTCATCGTCGGCGTCGTACCAGGCGGACAAGTCGAAGCGCTCCTTGGGAATCGTCACCGCACAATTCCGCCCACTCACCAGAACCTTCCAGAAGTTTTCCAGACCCTCTCCTGCGTGCGAGCAAAAAACACATTCCCGTGGCAGCCGTTAACTTTTTATGCTTGCACTTTTTATTGCCTGACGTAAATGATTCGTTTGCTCATTTTTATTCACCGCGATTTTAACAttgatttacaatttaaaatgttacgtTTTAAGGAGCAAAACGATTAAGAAAAAATTTAAAGAATTTGtttgcagaaaaagaaaaagcggtCGGCTTtatgctttatttaaaaagcgCTACGGACCGCCAGGGAAGTTGCAGCCGATGCCCACCACGGCGACGCCGTCTTCTGGCCGCTCCATCCTCGCCGGGCGCGACAGGCCAGCACAAACTAAATCaaagtccgtccgtccgtgcgtccgtccgtccgtctctcCGTGAGgcgtttgtgcgtgcgtgcgactTTGACGCTTGTGCCGTCCTCACACAACCAAAGTGAACGCGGGTCGGCCCTTTTATAGGCCGCCCGCCCGCCGCCGCTCATCAAACATTAACGATGGATCATATAGACGTTGCCATGGCGACCGCCTTGCAGCCTTTATCAAGACTCGCCAGCCATTAATCAGTTGATCAATCGCAATCGGCTGCTGGCATTGAAGCTTATCAAAGAGGAGTGCCATCAAATGTTGTTGAAGGCGGGGCTcccacaaccttttttttcctccaccccCCTCGGAGACAACTTCATCCCATCGCTATCGATCCATcgattgatggattgatggctGCTTATTGCTCGGCGGttttggtttttggttttggCGCCGATGCGTCGCCGCGCGCAATCAATGAGCACTCGTCCAACTTGACTTTTGAAATTGGAAGCGCAAAGTGGACGGCGCGGAATGTTGCTTGCCGCGTCGGCTGAGCAGACCAAAGGCCGCACGCGCGGTCACTTGGCTTAGGACGCGTTCACAAACGGACTCATTTTGTGCAAGGATGGAAACGTTTGACTTCATTTGTTGGGTCAAGCAAAGCAATTATTGAGGATTACGCCAGAGTGAAATGATTGACGTGAAGGCCGTGAGAATCTTTCGGCTCCTCCTGAAAGTTGCCACGTGATGTTGGATGGAGCAAACTTTTGCGGTTTAGCGGCCTCCATTTTTCAAAAGCCGGGCCGGCTTGTGATGTTGCCGACGAACGGCGCCGACGTCTCTTTTCGGGCGGCGACTGCTGCGAGTCGCGCTTCCTCTTTGGTTTGTTCTCGTCTGCAGCCGCTTCATTTTGCTCaccctttcacactgcacttagcggTGAGGCGGGATGGAAGGAAGTTTCCCTTTTGCTTTCTCGCCGTCTCAACGGCGGCCGGCCTCGCCTCCACGTTGGCTTTCTGCTCTTCTGACGTCACGCAGACGTTTTTCAAATTCGCATCCAACAAGTGACGAAACAACGCTTGCTTGCAAGGAAATCACTTTTTTtgatgatgaagatgctgaAATGAAATAAGCTCATGACGGAAGAATTGGATGCATGTTGTGACTTTGACATCATTCACTTCATTTTCTTTAAAGTTTGacttttgacaaaataatccatTTCTCTCtccaacgcacgcacgcactgaACGTAAGGAAACGACTCGGCTAACGTTTTGTAGAACGCCGAACGCACAACAACGAGGCTGCGTTTGTTTTGATCGTCATAAACTTCGAGATGAGCAGCAATTGTTTGATTACGCAACCCTTATTAATCTTCAAACTTGATATTGTCAGTCATCACGTGTGATGACTTTTATGACAGCAGATAAGACGAGGATGCCGAGTCAGCACAAATCAAACGGCTGCCAAATGAAATAAGAAAAAGACAATAACGTGTAACTCGTTCTTGAAAAACAATTCTCGTCTTTGTCAAACTCGGCATGACACAACATGAAATTTAAGACATGATGATGATCACACCAATTTGAAACTTGAACGTCAACATGTTGCGATGTAatattgagctttttttttttttgtggcagcaATACACTTTTGTGGTTAAGCTTCACAAATATTATTGGATATTTTATGACGagtaaaaattgaattttagaATTCCACTGCGCAGCTGAAATTGGAGTGAAAATCCAGCAAGTCATGAAGTTGAAATATAGATTTATTAATTGGACAGAGAAGAAGCAAACAAGTCAAGTGCACGAAAGGCGAGTTTGGGACGTAAAAAAGTGGAAGGCGGCAAACGTGCGCTAGCGAACGTCATTCCCAGCTGATGTTGAGCGTCCGGCAGCTGAGCTCCCACAACTTCTGCGCCAGCTCGTCGTCTTTGCCCGCCGCCGAGCAGTCGGCGGCCGCGCAGTCGCTGCAGCGGAGGAGCAGAAGGCGGTCGTCAAGGCGGTCGTCAAGGCGCGATCGTCAAGGCGGTCGTCAGCCAGCGCCAGCCGGGCCAGCGCCAGCCGGGCCAGCGCCAGCAGCCTACCTGTAGTATCCGCCGCTCTCCCGGTCCAGCGCGGGCTCCACGGCGCAGTAGACGGAGGTGCGAGCGCCCTGCGCCGACGTCTTGGTGAAGGGGCTGACCAGCTTCATCAGGAAGCGCTGAGGCCCGTTCAGGTGGCGCCACAAGTCCGTCTGCACCACGCCCGGGTGCAGCGAGTACGCCGTCACGCCCGTGCCTGCCAAACGCAAGACACCGCATCAAATGCCGCACCAGCGGTTTGGAACGCGCAACTCCGCCACTCAACAGACTGTGCCACAAAAAACTTGCGAAACGCTTTTAGCTTTGATTTGCACTTTCTGAAGCTGCTTCCTTTGGGGCTAAAACCTTGCCCGGGTTACTTCGGGCTTCAAGTTACAAGCGAGGTTAACGCTTTGAAACGAGCTTCCAAACTATTTcaggttaggctttcaaatgaGAGTTTGAAGAAGCCCGGGTGAAGGTTCCAAACACGCTTAGGCTTTGGAAAGGGATTCCGGTTTCAAGTTTGGCTGGCCCCAAAAATACCTTGCAGCCGTTTGGCGAGGGAGCGCGTGAAGAGCACGTTGGCCAGCTTGCTCTGCGCGTACGCTTTGTTCTTGTCGTAGGCGCGCTCGCTGTTGATGTCGTCCAGGTTGATGGCGCCCCAAGAGTGAGCCATGGACGCCACCGTCACCACGCGGGCGGGGGACGAACGCTTCAGCAAATCCAGCAGAAGGTACGTGAGCAGGAAGTGACCTGGGGAGGGAAAcgcacaaaatggccgctctcaAAGGTGAGACcagcttagggtttcaaatgaggcttTCGTGCCTACATTGGCGATGGAACCTTAAATTGTTGTTTCAATTTCAGTCTGTTTGGAAGGAGGCCGGACAAGCTCAAGCTCTTCAACCTGCTTGAAGGTGAAGTAAAGCCACCAAAAGTTTTCCGTAGCGTGTGCCTGTGTTAGCAAACGTGAGCAGTCGGCGTTCGTGACCTCAAAGTGAAGCGAGCCGTGCGTCTTATCACGCTAATAAGAAACCCATGTGATGTAAGACAAATCATCACGTGTGATGCAACGCGTAACGATGGAGCGTTTACGCCGTAATCTCCTCGCGCTGTTGCGCAACCTGATCACATGCTAGCAGGATGCTAACAGAACAGCCATGCATTGGTTGTGTGAATGATGCTCCCATTCCACAATTGGTGAAAAATACACCGACTTTCTCCTTCCAAATGTCTTGGCTCATTCAAAGCCTTTCAACAAAGGTTGCTCTCGCTCTGGTTTACCCATGTGATTGACGCCAATCTGCATCTCGAAGCCGTCGGCCGTTTTGCTGTAAGGACACACCATCACGCCAGCGTTGTTGATCAGGATGTTCAGTTTGGACTcccctgttaaaaaaaacaaaatgatatagaagaaaaaagttccaCATGAGCGGAATGTTTGGCAGAGGGAGGTCAAGCGAATTCAAGGGGAGCCGAGGCGCATCCCTGGGGGACGCCTCACCTTCATTGATGGCCTGCGCAAACTCTCGGATGGATTTGCTGTCGGCCAGGTCGAGTTTCATGCACACCACGTTTTCATTGAGGGAACGCTCTTTA
Protein-coding sequences here:
- the rdh12l gene encoding retinol dehydrogenase 12, like isoform X2, with the protein product MEKAQVAIKEIKERSLNENVVCMKLDLADSKSIREFAQAINEGESKLNILINNAGVMVCPYSKTADGFEMQIGVNHMGHFLLTYLLLDLLKRSSPARVVTVASMAHSWGAINLDDINSERAYDKNKAYAQSKLANVLFTRSLAKRLQGTGVTAYSLHPGVVQTDLWRHLNGPQRFLMKLVSPFTKTSAQGARTSVYCAVEPALDRESGGYYSDCAAADCSAAGKDDELAQKLWELSCRTLNISWE
- the rdh12l gene encoding retinol dehydrogenase 12, like isoform X1, coding for MQSIRNLFRAPWASDVQLPGQTVLITGANTGIGKEAAADLATRGARVIVACRDMEKAQVAIKEIKERSLNENVVCMKLDLADSKSIREFAQAINEGESKLNILINNAGVMVCPYSKTADGFEMQIGVNHMGHFLLTYLLLDLLKRSSPARVVTVASMAHSWGAINLDDINSERAYDKNKAYAQSKLANVLFTRSLAKRLQGTGVTAYSLHPGVVQTDLWRHLNGPQRFLMKLVSPFTKTSAQGARTSVYCAVEPALDRESGGYYSDCAAADCSAAGKDDELAQKLWELSCRTLNISWE
- the LOC144040014 gene encoding phthioceranic/hydroxyphthioceranic acid synthase-like, coding for MERPEDGVAVVGIGCNFPGGEGLENFWKVLVSGRNCAVTIPKERFDLSAWYDADDDNKAGKSRTAKAALIDGFNQFDHRLFGISDSEVEQMDPQQKQLLQCVYRALENAGIPVEKASGSRTGVYFGLMNRDYETNAAHVHPSIINHWTGPGLAMSIAANRVSYVFNFTGPSMAIDCACSSSLVALHLACQAIKQGDCDMAVCGGVNCIIEPRVFVALSKAKMISPDGTSKPFSNKADGYGRGEGCGVVLLKPLTKALQDQDHIWGIISKTAVNQDGHSVSPITKPSMTQQEELLRMIYSERDLDNVQYIEAHGTGTPVGDPTEAASLSNVIAKVRASGAETLRIGSVKSNIGHTESAAGVAGLIKVLLMMKHGTIVPSVFFSEETASVDFKALNMHVPKEVQRWEASGGRVAGINNFGFGGTNAHAIVTQHKQSRRLNKNDSRKMKYFVMSANSSKSLTLTLEDTIKRLENDFDLNHLLYTAACRRSHRKHKYRLACLVSSLADLKEKLQAAVHKNARPALQDPKLVFVFCGNGVTYHGMGKQLLRREPVFREKIEQISRAYQQLSSLNILDTLESDSERSDCSAPDVVQPLLFALQVGIATLLGHWGVKADSVLGHSVGEVAAAHCSGLLPLEDALKVIHFRSVLQGEVAGGKMLVISNMAVSEVTALLPQYSGRVCLAAFNSPQSCTLSGDADAIESLQTKLSSTAKSENLFIRVLEVPAAYHSHMMDPILPKLREAIGSLVGNERGVQLFSTVTGMEAQRGDFCSGDYWARNVREPVAFEQAVRSASQGKKSTVFVEIGPRRALQRNIMETLGNDTAVVASLQPDQDHQTLLSVISKLFELGVNIDWKTYYAGYEAPPLPFPRYQFDSSDRDVIIKGARQNTGSNHPVLCATGGESSTFSCDLMSDSTFYLQEHRHNKVAIIPGAFYAELGLAAFMACAKPKVPLNSLQLSVNFHSPFVLTPNPLEMKVRLEQEENEAGFTVFSSSATYASGKVAFKKERAVEEQRIDLSSIYKRCTSVVTYQEFYGYLAQGGFQYGEVFTNKADVHYGEDLKEAFAMITVPQALRSQLHDYCVHPVVLDFLMQLLPVTVEHIFAGRPGFPAKIGSLTVLEPLQDEMTVYLRATDVGADHFEVCGCFADRHGRTLVEVKHVLIKYLGSRSHVVEEYFYHNDFSVMTEELTNDPPPKALVFSDHIGIAKALQPHLDSRSHYISFAHAQDILSHGFPHVFANLNITDIKENFDEVLFLWGKENLNLFMPDDVLQNLASCCEIFRQVVLELKRIHFPNSVRAITYCSSELTVDHVNPGFAVVGMTRALAAEIAELSFQLVDISSICAKDIAALSEVLRAYPCSKYPELVVRDGAILKPSIARTSPEVPENSEGTFTSNASETCILQTADAFKMSRLSAVHVHADAEQMSDTSVEIQPTKLCVHSSEYFPVSASHLNFGQTLYWNKHSSQNHKLLMLDFSGIVTKVGKDVRKLKVGDCVASCYPVVGANRIRVPQDVCYTTNQLPFLQTAPCVSYFVLARVILCGVLAKAKRYLGIISPVPDSVLVKVLTIASQKSGWDVMVGTHGSFKDPNQMDAFVVLPPYNKSLIAEVCNFPSVKNVVLVRGSQTQDLLAQDELQGVNASVHVQQVDIRAVLQKGSLGARRRGVYHWLKSFNLNKNFSLESFTFQCMTSEKIQSLPSEKSNSYFHAQKVSVVALEKGQSAATSNIPLLRSKKRLFRKRSVYIVAGGLTGLGFETVKFISQKGGEVVITLSRSKPSAHVQQEIQKIQKQCGNSVVSMQCDVAASAQVHKVIGDIQLQFKGYPIRGVFHSAVVLHDALIESLDRSIYEEVLKPKVNGVLNLHDATLSCQLDYFVCYSSISAFLGNASQTNYAAANTFLDLFCQYRRKLGLPAQSINWGALNLGLLLNKEVFHRFLEAKGMMVLMVAEIHKSLEQSLLLNRPQQAICRFHFRNIRFNILSQNAALTMRLSALVEQALQKSRELNSQSKNTAEVPAKDYVVSLLGKTVGVDVSELKDDSPLSSLGTDSMQAMTLQNLIYQDRGVNVPLVKLLDPNATLSTVVAILNEAGEGGTHHHNALPTDNGGTLSTRF